One Benincasa hispida cultivar B227 chromosome 5, ASM972705v1, whole genome shotgun sequence genomic window carries:
- the LOC120077228 gene encoding uncharacterized protein LOC120077228 produces MVHPQSPIPNVDSQHCPVRKKNGQLRVCMDFRVLNSTYPKDDFPLPITEIMVDVTTGHETLSFMDGSSGYNQIRMALANEKMTAFRTPKGYIATRPIISGRLAKWAIMLQQYDIIYVPQKAIKGQVLADFLADHLIPLDWKLSEDLPDVKFSSQKSRGWAKAIALREAKKENVVDFIRTHIIYQYGIPHRIVTDNGRQFSNTLMDRLCEKFKFKQYKSSRYNNAANGLAEAFKKILCNLLKKIISKSKRDWQEKIGEALWACHTIHRTPTRITP; encoded by the exons ATGGTTCATCCACAAAGTCCAATACCCAACGTGGATAGCCAACATTGTCCCGTTAGAAAAAAGAATGGGCAACTTCGTGTCTGCATGGACTTTCGTGTTCTAAACAGCACATACCCGAAAGACGATTTCCCATTACCCATCACAGAGATCATGGTTGATGTGACAACAGGACATGAGACCTTATCCTTCATGGACGGATCATCTGGATATAACCAGATACGAATGGCCCTTGCAAATGAGAAAATGACGGCATTTCGAACCCCAAAAGGGTATATTGCTACAAG GCCAATCATCTCAGGACGTTTGGCCAAGTGGGCAATCATGCTTCAGCAATATGACATCATTTACGTGCCACAAAAGGCGATTAAAGGGCAAGTATTGGCCGACTTCTTAGCAGAtcacttgattccattagattGGAAGTTAAGTGAAGATTTGCCTGACGTGAAATTCTCTTCACAGAAATCACGGG GATGGGCTAAGGCTATCGCTTTAAGGGAGGCTAAGAAAGAAAATGTGGTGGACTTTATCCGTACTCACATCATCTATCAGTACGGTATCCCCCATCGAATCGTGACAGATAATGGGAGACAATTTTCCAATACCTTGATGGACAGATTGTGTgagaaattcaaattcaagcaGTACAAGTCATCCAGGTATAACAATGCCGCAAATGGGTTGGCAGAGGCATTCAAAAAGATATTGTGCAACCTGTTGAAGAAAATTATCTCCAAGTCGAAAAGAGAT